One Chryseobacterium wanjuense genomic region harbors:
- a CDS encoding cytochrome P450 yields the protein MKKHFFVAITNEKNEFSVISENAFLPKGWKKISDIGDLETCISFLQNTWENLGNNGRCPVSFPIHGVDYTRLEINPLQKELLRLKRLLWIRPPYGDSAWLISNYKDVRSILKDHRFSRQQCPFHNESRLTPHPLDTSIMGMDQPDHTRIRSVLDSVFNVKTSMDLKGKIEKSAHELVDVLETNSQADLVEDFVMPFSGITICELMGVPFEDRTRFRVWLDSFSSTTLLDADQVAKNMEAMHKYMAELIEIKRKNLGNDLISGLTKANEEGKLSDRELIELITVLLIAGHDTVSAQLMISLFVILSDTELTRQLKDNPSLSTNAVKELLRYIPVDAYVTFARYAKEDVLMDDGTLIKKGEPVLPSIISANQDPEVFEEPESLDLNRKKNPHLMLGAGIHNCPGGFLGMIEIEIGICTLFKRLSKLSLAISPEDIKFREGLQVRSIHQLPVNLN from the coding sequence ATGAAAAAACATTTTTTTGTTGCTATAACTAATGAGAAAAATGAATTTTCCGTGATCAGTGAAAACGCTTTTCTTCCAAAAGGCTGGAAAAAAATCTCTGACATCGGCGATTTGGAAACCTGCATTAGTTTTCTGCAAAATACGTGGGAAAATTTAGGAAATAACGGACGGTGTCCTGTCTCATTTCCTATCCACGGAGTAGATTATACCCGTCTCGAGATCAATCCTCTTCAGAAAGAATTGCTTCGACTGAAACGGTTATTATGGATTCGGCCTCCTTATGGAGATAGTGCCTGGCTGATTTCTAATTACAAGGATGTACGTTCTATCCTAAAAGATCACCGCTTCAGCAGACAGCAGTGCCCGTTTCATAATGAATCGAGATTAACTCCGCATCCATTAGACACCAGTATTATGGGGATGGATCAGCCCGATCACACCCGGATTAGGAGTGTTTTAGATTCAGTATTTAATGTAAAAACATCCATGGATCTGAAAGGTAAAATAGAAAAATCGGCGCATGAATTGGTTGATGTATTAGAGACCAACTCCCAAGCCGATCTAGTGGAAGATTTCGTAATGCCTTTTTCGGGGATCACCATTTGTGAGCTTATGGGAGTTCCTTTTGAAGATCGTACGAGATTTCGGGTTTGGCTAGATTCATTTTCTAGCACTACCCTTCTGGATGCCGATCAGGTCGCTAAAAATATGGAGGCGATGCATAAGTACATGGCCGAACTGATAGAAATAAAAAGAAAAAACCTTGGAAATGATCTCATCAGTGGGCTTACAAAGGCAAACGAAGAAGGAAAATTATCAGACCGTGAGCTTATTGAACTTATTACGGTACTATTAATTGCAGGGCATGATACGGTTTCGGCGCAGCTTATGATTTCACTCTTCGTTATTTTAAGTGATACTGAACTCACAAGACAGCTAAAGGACAACCCTTCTTTATCCACAAACGCTGTTAAGGAATTATTACGATATATCCCTGTTGATGCCTATGTTACATTTGCCCGGTACGCAAAAGAAGACGTGCTTATGGATGATGGCACATTAATAAAAAAAGGGGAGCCCGTTTTGCCATCCATAATATCAGCCAATCAGGATCCTGAAGTTTTTGAAGAACCGGAATCTTTAGATTTAAATCGGAAAAAAAATCCCCATTTAATGTTAGGTGCAGGAATTCATAATTGCCCCGGAGGATTTTTAGGAATGATAGAAATTGAAATTGGAATCTGTACCCTATTCAAGCGGCTCTCGAAGCTATCCTTAGCCATATCTCCTGAAGATATTAAGTTCAGAGAAGGGCTACAGGTTCGCAGTATACACCAATTACCCGTTAATCTGAATTAA
- a CDS encoding tryptophan dimethylallyltransferase family protein, translating to MNKSVQDQVYYTEKYMALPTPIFNGKFYSPEMSLLDVAKDKLIRATDALDFPKEQQKEMLKLIEEIWGKYDNYTIGNPPYHSFGSAEGAPIEFQICWDPEGPSFRFGSDSFALDHSTENNASEFYNTTRKLSNYEGVNCESSLAMEDYFKNGGRFGIGGHVVQWRKGGKPSFKIYFLHQPDQGDENLENALKQLNAIEPWEAIKAHFKKLGFSRPMCGALSLDMKDPDKKSRVKMYIAHDGHTAQEIDEISTIAKNYIPGAFEKAIVSTTGKSRDWEHPPVTYFSFFPGESVPSASLIFIPLAANLENDAVAIERCNDFLELEGDQKNFVKGMKEVFKAFSHKPLEDSKTLNFLAYIPGKQFSLNIGPGIFDNLNLQNHDL from the coding sequence ATGAACAAATCAGTACAAGATCAGGTATATTATACTGAAAAGTATATGGCCCTTCCGACACCCATTTTTAATGGTAAATTTTATTCACCAGAAATGTCTCTCCTAGACGTAGCCAAAGATAAATTAATACGTGCAACTGATGCATTGGATTTTCCAAAAGAACAGCAAAAAGAAATGCTGAAACTTATTGAGGAAATATGGGGGAAATATGACAATTATACAATAGGTAATCCACCATATCATTCATTTGGATCGGCAGAAGGCGCTCCCATCGAATTTCAGATCTGCTGGGATCCGGAAGGTCCCTCATTCCGCTTTGGATCAGATTCTTTTGCATTAGATCACTCAACTGAAAATAATGCTTCTGAGTTTTACAATACCACCAGAAAACTGTCAAATTATGAGGGTGTAAACTGCGAAAGCTCATTGGCTATGGAAGATTATTTTAAAAATGGAGGCAGATTTGGTATTGGCGGTCACGTGGTTCAATGGCGAAAAGGAGGAAAGCCTTCATTTAAAATTTATTTTCTGCATCAGCCGGATCAAGGAGATGAAAACTTAGAAAACGCTTTAAAACAACTCAATGCTATAGAGCCGTGGGAAGCTATTAAAGCACATTTTAAGAAATTAGGATTTTCCAGACCCATGTGTGGAGCACTTAGCCTGGATATGAAAGATCCTGATAAAAAATCAAGGGTCAAAATGTATATCGCTCATGATGGTCACACAGCGCAGGAAATTGATGAAATCTCAACAATTGCAAAAAATTACATTCCGGGAGCGTTCGAAAAAGCGATCGTTTCAACAACCGGAAAATCAAGAGATTGGGAACATCCGCCGGTAACTTATTTTTCTTTCTTTCCGGGTGAATCTGTACCTTCGGCATCACTCATTTTCATTCCATTAGCTGCAAATCTAGAAAATGATGCCGTAGCTATAGAGCGATGCAATGATTTTTTGGAGTTGGAAGGTGATCAAAAAAACTTTGTAAAAGGAATGAAAGAAGTGTTTAAGGCCTTCTCTCACAAACCTCTGGAGGACTCTAAAACACTTAATTTCCTGGCTTATATTCCCGGGAAACAGTTCTCACTCAATATTGGCCCCGGAATTTTTGATAATCTTAATTTACAAAATCATGATCTATAA
- a CDS encoding glucose 1-dehydrogenase, which translates to MIYNGLKGKVAIVTGGSGGIGRAVVKRLAYEGVSVLFTYFQGKDRADELISELDNRQVNAISVDISSLSDIKRMFDLAESEFGGVDILVNNAAHLSTGMIEEITEPDYEYLMNVNVKGSLFCIQQAIKNLRNKGAIINISSVNTVLPEPAAALYSASKAALEQFSCIAAKEIASREITVNCISPGPVNTDLLVKHNSQEVLKQIAALTPLGRIGEPEDIAEIVTFLASSGARWITGQNLRASGGLV; encoded by the coding sequence ATGATCTATAATGGTTTAAAGGGAAAAGTAGCGATCGTTACTGGCGGATCAGGCGGTATTGGGCGAGCTGTTGTCAAAAGGTTAGCCTACGAAGGTGTTTCGGTATTGTTTACCTATTTTCAAGGTAAAGACCGGGCAGACGAACTTATTTCAGAGCTTGACAACCGGCAGGTAAATGCGATCTCTGTTGATATAAGCAGTCTTTCGGATATAAAAAGAATGTTTGATCTCGCCGAATCGGAATTTGGAGGTGTTGATATTTTAGTAAATAACGCTGCCCATCTGAGCACAGGCATGATTGAGGAGATTACAGAACCTGATTATGAGTATCTGATGAATGTAAACGTTAAAGGTTCTCTTTTTTGTATACAACAAGCTATAAAAAACCTGCGAAACAAAGGAGCCATCATTAATATTTCATCTGTAAATACCGTTCTTCCGGAACCTGCTGCAGCTCTGTATTCTGCGAGTAAAGCGGCTTTAGAACAATTTTCGTGCATTGCAGCAAAAGAAATTGCAAGCCGGGAAATCACTGTAAACTGCATTTCCCCAGGACCTGTAAATACAGATTTATTAGTAAAGCATAATTCTCAGGAAGTCTTAAAACAAATTGCAGCCCTGACACCGCTGGGGCGTATAGGCGAACCTGAAGATATTGCAGAGATTGTCACTTTTTTGGCAAGTTCCGGAGCACGTTGGATTACCGGTCAAAACCTGCGTGCAAGTGGTGGTTTAGTTTAA
- a CDS encoding MbtH family protein produces the protein MNTEFTYNVVINDEEQYSIWPAHKIPPVGWKIVGKAGSKSECLNLINKKWKDLRPLSLRKKLLE, from the coding sequence ATGAATACTGAATTTACTTACAATGTCGTCATCAATGACGAAGAACAATACTCTATCTGGCCCGCACACAAAATCCCCCCAGTAGGATGGAAGATTGTAGGCAAGGCAGGCAGCAAATCTGAATGCTTAAATCTTATTAATAAAAAATGGAAAGATTTGAGGCCTTTGAGTCTGCGAAAAAAATTATTAGAATAA
- a CDS encoding YncE family protein, which translates to MKKESHQNNICEANDREEELYIPEANLNRIAVIDTVACKIVRYILVDDIPVLPFGSRPTLLVAIPDGSKIYSDNFGLITSTVSVINRLTETVKSVIINSLPLGIFNSSNGKELYITEENHRIEVICTETDEIVRCLHFENIPTACACGSNGNLYIGFANGTLGVYNSFSGNMLWQPLFSEGTRPSVWLTLNADEKKLYAGNADGIEIIDTANWKRIKSIPIREKDAQHKEMPCSFTAFLSPDGKKLYVTLTSNPGVTVIDMITDKIIKTIETTGLVTGIAFSSTGKRGYFSEIVPGMSVSKTIEKAVLEASSQRSEITPTGQVTIFDTETDDIIGKPIIIGSAAGIPVLVPYISSYLIF; encoded by the coding sequence ATGAAAAAAGAGAGTCATCAAAATAACATTTGTGAAGCTAATGATAGAGAAGAAGAACTGTATATTCCTGAGGCTAATCTCAATCGTATCGCTGTTATAGATACTGTTGCCTGTAAAATAGTAAGATATATTTTAGTAGATGACATTCCTGTTTTGCCGTTTGGAAGCCGGCCAACATTACTTGTTGCGATCCCGGACGGATCAAAAATTTACAGTGACAACTTTGGTCTCATTACTTCCACCGTCTCGGTAATTAACAGATTGACTGAAACTGTGAAATCTGTCATTATCAACAGCCTTCCTCTAGGTATATTTAATTCTTCAAATGGTAAAGAACTTTATATAACGGAAGAAAATCACAGAATTGAAGTTATTTGCACAGAAACTGACGAAATTGTTCGTTGTTTGCATTTTGAGAATATTCCTACAGCTTGTGCCTGTGGATCTAATGGGAATTTGTATATAGGATTTGCAAATGGAACTTTAGGTGTTTACAATTCCTTTTCAGGAAATATGCTTTGGCAGCCTTTATTTTCAGAAGGTACACGCCCATCCGTTTGGCTTACATTAAATGCTGATGAAAAAAAACTTTATGCAGGCAATGCAGATGGTATCGAAATCATTGATACCGCAAATTGGAAGCGCATCAAATCAATTCCGATCCGTGAAAAAGACGCCCAACACAAGGAAATGCCTTGCTCGTTCACGGCGTTTCTTTCTCCTGACGGGAAAAAACTGTACGTAACTTTGACAAGCAACCCCGGAGTTACCGTAATTGATATGATTACTGATAAAATTATTAAAACAATTGAAACAACAGGATTGGTAACGGGTATTGCTTTCAGTTCCACAGGGAAAAGGGGCTATTTCAGCGAAATTGTACCAGGTATGTCTGTTTCAAAAACAATTGAAAAGGCAGTATTAGAAGCATCTTCGCAAAGATCTGAAATCACTCCTACAGGACAGGTAACCATTTTCGATACTGAAACCGATGATATAATCGGAAAGCCTATTATCATTGGTTCTGCTGCGGGTATTCCTGTGTTGGTTCCTTATATCAGTTCTTATTTAATTTTTTGA
- a CDS encoding 4'-phosphopantetheinyl transferase family protein gives MIVLYTFIDEHKHNYLLSRYLDTCSESFKNKIMKLRRWQDIQLSLLGRVLLKDGLNDYYSIDQFDIDMSSNNKPLLKGENVHFNISHSNDLVVCVIADFPVGIDVEFLNQGINYWDFQSQMTLREFYEIQNSEDKIKSLFSYWTKKEAVIKADSRGLTIPLDSFEILNSQCLIDSKKFFVKEILVHKDYMSNIASEKVEILDKEILFKRVYF, from the coding sequence ATGATAGTTTTATACACATTTATTGATGAACATAAGCACAATTATTTATTGAGCAGATACCTGGATACTTGCTCCGAAAGTTTTAAAAATAAAATTATGAAACTTAGAAGGTGGCAGGATATTCAATTGTCTTTACTGGGAAGGGTTTTATTGAAGGATGGATTGAATGATTATTATAGTATAGATCAATTTGATATTGATATGTCAAGCAATAATAAGCCTCTATTAAAAGGGGAGAATGTTCATTTTAATATCTCTCATTCCAACGATTTGGTTGTGTGCGTAATAGCAGATTTTCCGGTGGGCATTGATGTAGAATTTCTGAATCAGGGAATCAATTATTGGGATTTTCAATCGCAAATGACCTTAAGAGAATTTTATGAAATACAGAATTCTGAGGATAAAATTAAATCATTATTCAGCTATTGGACCAAAAAAGAAGCTGTAATAAAAGCTGATAGCAGAGGACTAACGATACCGTTGGATTCATTTGAAATTTTAAACAGTCAATGTTTAATTGATAGCAAAAAATTTTTTGTAAAGGAAATTCTTGTTCATAAAGACTATATGAGTAACATTGCGTCTGAAAAAGTGGAAATTTTGGATAAAGAAATCCTTTTCAAGAGGGTTTATTTCTAA
- a CDS encoding RNA polymerase sigma factor — MENFKKIYLDYKHQIYFFVKKFISNMEDVEDVVQEILVHLWKHSSSLQDPKTLESIIFKTAQQEVSNFYRKNKMIFSFSDETLIKDEADSEKTDYEFKKEQLKKIHSLLEDLPEKSKTFFYKNKLEKISYTQIAKENNISKTAVEKQVNKVIRYIKTNLNLF; from the coding sequence ATGGAAAATTTTAAAAAAATATATTTAGATTACAAACATCAAATATACTTTTTTGTCAAAAAGTTTATTTCCAATATGGAAGATGTGGAAGACGTCGTTCAGGAGATTTTGGTACATCTCTGGAAACATTCTTCTTCACTTCAAGATCCCAAGACTTTAGAATCTATTATCTTCAAAACGGCTCAGCAGGAAGTTTCTAATTTTTATCGAAAAAACAAAATGATTTTCTCCTTTTCAGATGAAACTTTGATAAAAGATGAAGCCGATTCGGAAAAAACGGATTACGAATTTAAGAAAGAGCAATTAAAAAAAATACACAGCCTTCTCGAAGATCTGCCTGAAAAAAGCAAAACGTTTTTTTACAAAAATAAATTGGAAAAAATAAGCTATACCCAGATCGCAAAAGAAAATAATATCTCAAAAACCGCCGTAGAAAAGCAGGTGAATAAAGTTATCCGATACATAAAGACTAACTTAAATTTATTTTAA
- a CDS encoding FecR family protein — translation MKDYQKHFEKVWKTVSEEKQEMDAATDSRIWRRIEGTIRRYHQRKYSWMAVAAILVPLFGMLFFYKDFDLKLKETKNTFPTLVLQTNEASKTFRLSDNSVITLEPYSKLSIDEDFGKKYRNVKFQGKGFFSIAKDKSKPFIVEARDFNVEVLGTKFLVDEKSEEKKVQLLEGKVKIDHNGKLTYLLPNENWSSSPTKSDFHYYAVNAMRSFTFENTTFEDAVSEIENTYGTKITYPKKFAKNEVSGSFSGNLKEILAIINYPFNLKTVFKNENEITLY, via the coding sequence ATGAAAGATTATCAAAAACACTTTGAAAAAGTTTGGAAAACCGTCTCTGAAGAAAAACAGGAAATGGATGCTGCCACCGATTCCCGAATCTGGAGAAGAATAGAAGGGACAATCAGGCGATATCATCAACGAAAATATTCCTGGATGGCTGTGGCGGCTATTCTGGTTCCTTTATTCGGGATGCTGTTTTTTTATAAAGATTTTGATTTAAAATTAAAAGAAACGAAAAATACTTTCCCGACATTGGTGTTGCAGACCAACGAAGCTTCTAAAACGTTCAGATTATCCGATAATAGCGTGATTACTTTAGAACCTTACAGCAAATTATCCATAGATGAGGATTTCGGGAAAAAGTACAGGAATGTAAAATTTCAGGGAAAAGGTTTTTTCTCGATCGCAAAAGATAAATCGAAACCTTTCATCGTAGAAGCAAGAGATTTTAATGTTGAAGTATTGGGAACGAAATTTTTAGTTGATGAAAAATCCGAAGAAAAAAAAGTGCAACTGCTTGAGGGAAAAGTAAAAATTGATCACAACGGCAAGCTAACCTATCTTCTTCCCAACGAAAACTGGAGCTCATCCCCCACAAAAAGTGATTTTCATTATTATGCTGTGAACGCGATGAGATCTTTCACTTTTGAAAATACAACTTTTGAAGACGCCGTAAGTGAAATCGAAAATACCTACGGAACCAAAATCACCTATCCAAAGAAATTTGCTAAAAACGAAGTATCTGGCTCATTCTCAGGAAATCTGAAAGAAATTCTTGCCATTATAAATTATCCGTTTAACCTAAAAACTGTTTTTAAAAATGAAAATGAAATAACACTTTATTAA
- a CDS encoding SusC/RagA family TonB-linked outer membrane protein: MKKTAISIALLVAVGLPVHNYAQTQAGTPVANNQRQVSLVKILKKLEKSTNTKFFYSASDFKNIWVDESKINYSALKPSLDYLKKSVPLEYQIQNNTVTFRKLASNNSFTENNIQPKNDTINQQEKKIEEVVVVGYGTQKKSIITGSVSVVKGSVAEGQPVLSAGNILQGLAPGVTVTTQTGAPGGDAGNIRIRGINSFGGSDSNPLFIIDGVAGNINDIDVNMIESISVLKDAASAAIYGSRAAGGVILVTTKRAKGNKLTAQYRVYTGWQRATAIPKVTDGLTYMKVFNDASMNDNGTKIYSDDAINAFSEAYNKNPSNYDWQKAILQGSGFLQDHYFSLSAKSGIISVAPSFGYSKQEGIIKNTDFTRFTFRNNMDITPNDQWNIRMDLSFVNKDRKQIADEGTIWNYLGRMPTNIPIYYGNNYSDGWVKINPVGFIENGGNRKQNNIELIGNLSVSYKPTDWLTLKGLVAPRYLTTNIHLFRKSVPTYYEDGTEAGAANTFTELTESARRQFYGTYQFQANVKKDFGKHSFELLAGTSRETYNEKILSGYRRDFLYDNYEVLDAGADNETKDNGGSEYEWLLVSAFGRFNYNYNQKYLFEANVRYDGTSRFIGKNRWAFFPSFSAGWVVSRENFFEGLKGTISQLKLRGSWGKLGNQNISSSYYPFSEPLSLGSTSMNGVVYQTIQQLIMSNPDLKWEETTMSGVGIDVSLWKKLDLTFDIYNKKTDGILLRLNTSQLTGLQAPVQNAAVVSNKGWEIGAQYNERWGDFKMNIGFNLSDVNNKILDMKGQSSGTILRQQVGSSVNSIYGFIADGLYQNQAEIDAGPTQFGTLKPGDIRYKDIAGAFDANGNPIGDGKITDADRTIIGSTVPRYTYGFNMGLSWKGFRLSGLIQGVGKVDGYLDSHYVIPAVNSSAVKPWQLDYWSPENTDAQFPRVSLTSTNNTQNSTMWMRSAAYMRLKNVQIGYELPKSFIENTFLESMYIYLNGQNLLTFTKFYEGYDPEINYNAGSTDGVALGGGNYYPQVKTFSFGIDVKF, encoded by the coding sequence ATGAAAAAAACTGCAATTTCTATTGCTTTACTCGTAGCTGTGGGGCTACCGGTGCACAATTATGCACAAACCCAGGCTGGCACACCTGTAGCAAACAATCAAAGGCAGGTATCGCTGGTCAAAATCCTTAAAAAATTAGAAAAATCTACCAATACCAAATTCTTTTATTCTGCTTCAGATTTTAAAAATATCTGGGTGGATGAAAGCAAAATCAACTATTCAGCATTAAAGCCAAGCCTGGATTATCTGAAAAAGAGTGTTCCTTTAGAATATCAAATTCAAAACAACACGGTAACCTTCAGGAAATTAGCCTCAAATAATTCTTTCACCGAAAATAACATACAACCCAAAAATGACACCATCAATCAGCAGGAAAAAAAGATAGAAGAAGTTGTGGTTGTCGGGTATGGTACGCAAAAAAAATCTATCATAACAGGTTCAGTATCTGTCGTGAAAGGTTCAGTAGCAGAAGGACAGCCGGTACTTTCAGCCGGAAATATTTTACAGGGTCTTGCACCGGGCGTTACGGTGACTACACAGACAGGCGCACCGGGTGGTGATGCCGGGAATATCAGGATCAGGGGGATCAACAGCTTTGGAGGCTCCGACAGCAATCCTCTTTTTATTATTGATGGTGTTGCAGGAAATATTAATGATATCGATGTCAATATGATCGAGTCTATTTCCGTTCTTAAAGATGCTGCTTCTGCTGCCATATATGGTTCCAGAGCAGCGGGTGGAGTTATTCTTGTCACGACAAAACGTGCGAAAGGAAATAAGCTGACCGCGCAATACCGCGTGTACACAGGGTGGCAAAGAGCTACAGCAATACCAAAAGTTACCGATGGACTTACCTATATGAAGGTATTTAATGATGCCAGCATGAACGACAATGGTACAAAAATCTACAGTGATGACGCGATCAATGCTTTTTCGGAAGCCTACAACAAAAATCCCAGCAATTATGACTGGCAAAAAGCAATCCTTCAGGGAAGCGGATTCTTGCAGGATCATTATTTTTCGTTGTCAGCGAAATCCGGAATTATCAGTGTAGCACCGTCATTTGGATATTCTAAACAGGAAGGTATTATTAAAAATACCGATTTTACAAGGTTTACCTTCCGTAATAATATGGATATTACCCCGAATGACCAATGGAATATCAGAATGGATTTATCATTCGTAAATAAAGACAGAAAACAGATCGCCGACGAAGGTACCATCTGGAATTATCTTGGGAGAATGCCTACCAATATTCCGATTTATTATGGGAATAACTATTCGGACGGATGGGTAAAAATTAACCCGGTCGGTTTTATCGAAAACGGCGGAAATCGTAAACAAAATAATATAGAATTGATAGGAAATCTAAGTGTTTCTTACAAACCTACAGATTGGCTGACATTAAAAGGTCTTGTCGCACCACGCTATCTCACGACCAACATCCATCTTTTCAGAAAAAGTGTACCCACCTATTACGAAGACGGAACTGAAGCAGGCGCCGCTAACACCTTTACAGAACTTACAGAATCTGCAAGACGCCAGTTTTACGGCACGTATCAGTTTCAGGCCAATGTAAAAAAAGATTTTGGCAAGCATAGTTTTGAGCTTCTTGCCGGAACTTCAAGAGAAACGTATAATGAAAAAATATTATCGGGATACAGGAGAGATTTTCTCTACGATAATTATGAAGTGCTGGACGCCGGTGCAGATAACGAGACCAAAGATAATGGCGGCTCAGAATACGAATGGCTGCTGGTTTCTGCTTTTGGGAGATTCAATTATAATTACAATCAAAAATATTTATTTGAAGCTAATGTAAGATATGATGGAACTTCAAGGTTTATCGGGAAAAACCGCTGGGCATTTTTCCCTTCATTTTCTGCAGGATGGGTGGTTTCAAGAGAGAACTTTTTCGAAGGTTTAAAAGGGACAATCAGCCAGCTAAAACTGAGAGGTTCGTGGGGGAAATTAGGAAATCAGAATATCAGTTCTTCTTACTATCCTTTTTCAGAGCCGTTATCGTTGGGAAGTACTTCTATGAACGGAGTTGTGTATCAGACGATCCAGCAGTTAATCATGTCTAATCCCGATTTGAAATGGGAAGAAACCACCATGTCAGGAGTCGGTATTGATGTATCCTTATGGAAAAAATTAGACCTTACTTTTGATATTTATAATAAAAAAACCGACGGAATTCTTTTAAGATTAAATACCTCTCAACTTACAGGGCTACAGGCACCCGTTCAAAACGCTGCCGTTGTAAGCAACAAAGGATGGGAAATCGGTGCTCAGTATAATGAAAGATGGGGAGATTTTAAAATGAATATCGGGTTTAATCTTTCTGACGTGAATAATAAAATTCTTGATATGAAAGGTCAGTCTTCCGGAACAATTCTTCGTCAGCAGGTTGGTTCATCAGTGAATTCTATTTATGGTTTTATCGCTGACGGTTTATACCAAAATCAGGCGGAAATTGATGCCGGCCCGACACAATTCGGAACTTTAAAGCCTGGAGATATCAGGTACAAAGATATTGCGGGAGCCTTTGATGCCAATGGTAATCCGATTGGGGACGGAAAAATCACCGATGCCGACAGAACCATTATCGGAAGTACCGTTCCTAGATATACCTACGGTTTTAATATGGGTCTTTCCTGGAAGGGTTTCAGATTATCAGGATTAATACAGGGTGTCGGAAAAGTTGATGGCTATCTCGATTCTCATTATGTCATTCCTGCGGTAAACTCAAGTGCCGTAAAACCTTGGCAGCTCGATTACTGGAGTCCCGAAAATACCGATGCCCAGTTTCCTCGTGTTTCTCTTACCTCTACAAACAATACCCAAAATTCTACCATGTGGATGAGAAGTGCAGCCTATATGCGTCTTAAAAATGTACAAATCGGATATGAATTGCCTAAATCTTTTATTGAAAACACATTCCTCGAGAGTATGTACATCTACCTCAACGGACAAAACCTTCTGACTTTCACCAAATTCTACGAAGGCTACGACCCGGAAATCAATTACAATGCGGGAAGTACCGACGGCGTTGCTCTGGGAGGCGGAAACTATTATCCACAGGTAAAAACATTCTCATTCGGTATTGATGTTAAATTTTAA